A portion of the Clostridium gelidum genome contains these proteins:
- a CDS encoding anaerobic nitric oxide reductase flavorubredoxin — translation MSFKINDTVTWVGKIDWELKKFHGDEYSTHKGSSYNSYLIKDEKTVLMDTVWGPFTNEFITNLKKEVDIHKIDYIVMNHSEVDHSGALVELMKEIPNTPIYCTKAGVRILKGYYHQDWNFVEVKTGDTLDLGTHKLTFIEAAMLHWPDTMFTYLSEENILFSNDGFGQHYASEFMYNDKVDQSELYQEALKYYANILTPFSKQVLKKIEEILSLNLQIDMICPSHGIIWRDNPIQIVNKYLQWANEYAENQITIVYDSMWDSTRRMAECIAEGITSNNKDVTVKIVNSAKSDKNDTIVEIFRSKTVLIGSSTINNGILSSTASIIEMIKGFKFKGKKGAGFGSYGWSGESVKIITEELEKSGIKTINAGIKELWNPDEDALNRCREFGKSIVEEL, via the coding sequence ATGAGTTTTAAAATAAATGACACTGTAACTTGGGTTGGGAAAATTGATTGGGAATTAAAAAAGTTTCATGGAGATGAATATTCTACACATAAGGGTTCTTCATATAATTCATATTTAATTAAAGATGAAAAGACAGTACTTATGGATACTGTTTGGGGTCCATTTACTAATGAATTTATTACTAATTTAAAAAAAGAAGTAGATATACATAAAATTGATTATATAGTTATGAACCATTCAGAAGTTGATCATAGTGGTGCTTTAGTAGAGCTTATGAAAGAGATACCTAATACACCAATTTATTGTACTAAAGCTGGTGTTAGGATATTAAAAGGATACTATCATCAGGATTGGAACTTTGTAGAAGTAAAAACTGGAGATACATTAGATCTTGGAACGCATAAACTTACTTTTATAGAGGCTGCAATGCTTCATTGGCCAGATACTATGTTTACATATTTATCAGAAGAAAATATATTATTTAGTAATGATGGTTTTGGTCAACATTATGCTTCTGAATTTATGTATAATGATAAAGTAGATCAATCAGAATTATATCAAGAAGCACTAAAATATTATGCAAATATTTTAACTCCATTTAGTAAACAAGTTCTAAAGAAAATTGAAGAAATATTGAGTCTTAATCTGCAAATTGATATGATCTGCCCAAGTCATGGAATAATATGGAGAGATAATCCAATTCAAATAGTAAATAAATATTTACAATGGGCAAATGAATATGCTGAAAATCAAATTACAATAGTATACGATAGTATGTGGGATTCTACAAGAAGAATGGCAGAATGCATAGCAGAAGGAATAACAAGCAATAATAAAGATGTGACAGTAAAGATTGTGAATTCCGCTAAAAGTGATAAGAACGATACAATAGTAGAAATATTTAGATCAAAAACAGTTCTTATTGGGTCATCAACTATAAATAATGGTATTTTATCTTCAACAGCTTCAATAATAGAAATGATTAAAGGCTTTAAATTTAAAGGCAAAAAAGGAGCCGGTTTTGGTAGTTATGGATGGAGCGGAGAGTCTGTAAAAATAATTACAGAAGAATTAGAGAAATCTGGAATTAAGACAATTAATGCAGGAATAAAAGAATTATGGAATCCAGATGAAGATGCATTAAATAGATGCAGAGAATTTGGGAAAAGTATTGTAGAAGAGCTTTAA
- the rd gene encoding rubredoxin, which yields MEKYICTVCGYIYDEEAGDPDNGVAAGTKFEDVPEEWVCPLCGVPKSDFEKE from the coding sequence ATGGAAAAATACATTTGTACAGTATGTGGTTATATTTATGATGAAGAAGCAGGTGATCCAGATAACGGTGTTGCAGCCGGAACTAAATTTGAAGATGTACCTGAAGAATGGGTTTGTCCATTATGTGGAGTTCCAAAATCAGATTTTGAAAAAGAGTAA